The following are encoded in a window of Sphaerisporangium siamense genomic DNA:
- a CDS encoding DUF350 domain-containing protein codes for MTIALAAPLAEALGRGALAILAYAVLGVLLLIAGFYVIDMATPGKLGKLIQQDRNPNAALLAASGLAAVGLIVAASIWSSGGVLQEGLLATLVFGLVGIAVQTLGMVVFDRVAGISVRELTRQPKLQPGAVLLAVTHLAIGLITAVAVI; via the coding sequence ATGACCATCGCGCTCGCCGCGCCGCTCGCGGAGGCGCTCGGACGAGGGGCCCTGGCCATCCTCGCCTACGCCGTGCTCGGCGTCCTGCTGCTGATCGCCGGCTTCTACGTGATCGACATGGCGACGCCGGGCAAGCTGGGCAAGCTGATCCAGCAGGACCGCAACCCGAACGCCGCGCTGCTCGCCGCCTCCGGGCTGGCCGCCGTTGGGCTCATCGTCGCCGCCTCCATCTGGTCCTCGGGCGGCGTGCTGCAGGAAGGGTTGCTCGCCACGCTGGTGTTCGGCCTGGTCGGCATCGCCGTCCAGACCCTCGGCATGGTGGTGTTCGACCGGGTCGCGGGCATCTCGGTACGCGAGCTGACCCGCCAGCCCAAGCTGCAGCCCGGCGCCGTCCTGCTGGCCGTCACCCACCTCGCGATCGGGCTGATCACGGCCGTCGCGGTGATCTAG
- a CDS encoding glutathionylspermidine synthase family protein has translation MRREASDPRDGWQRIIESQGLAYHRAAHPGHLTRPYWDESVHYSFTMDEVLALESQAEELHGMCLEAVRHVIATGRYRDFAIPDWVAPEIEASWRRGDPHVYGRFDLRYDGTGPAKLLEYNADTPTSLVETSLVQWFWLKDVHPGDDQWNSVHERLVARWKELPLQSGPAHFAWTNMDETGEEAMTLGYLQETAEQAGLATVAIAMEDIGWDPASGRFLDMERRVIRTLCKLYPWEWAVADPFGPQAVRQQVSMTWIEPLWKMLLSNKALLAVLWEMYPGHPNLLPAYLDGPRDLPAHIRKPLLGREGAGMRVVTPGGVNETGGEYGAEGHVYQEFRALPGFDGWRPVLGAWIVGDEAAGLGIRETSGLITDDSSSFVPHRIAL, from the coding sequence GTGCGGCGCGAGGCCTCCGACCCGCGCGACGGCTGGCAGCGGATCATCGAGTCACAGGGCCTCGCCTACCACCGGGCCGCGCACCCCGGGCACCTCACCCGGCCGTACTGGGACGAGAGCGTCCACTACAGCTTCACCATGGACGAGGTGCTGGCCCTGGAGAGCCAGGCCGAGGAACTGCACGGCATGTGCCTGGAGGCGGTCCGGCACGTCATCGCCACCGGCCGCTACCGCGACTTCGCGATACCCGACTGGGTGGCGCCGGAGATCGAGGCGTCCTGGCGGCGCGGCGACCCGCACGTGTACGGCCGCTTCGACCTGCGCTACGACGGCACGGGCCCGGCCAAGCTGCTGGAGTACAACGCCGACACCCCGACCAGCCTCGTCGAGACCTCTCTGGTCCAGTGGTTCTGGCTCAAGGACGTCCACCCCGGCGACGACCAGTGGAACTCCGTCCACGAACGCCTCGTCGCGCGGTGGAAGGAACTGCCGCTGCAGAGCGGCCCCGCGCACTTCGCCTGGACGAACATGGACGAGACCGGCGAGGAGGCGATGACGCTCGGCTACCTGCAGGAGACCGCCGAGCAGGCCGGCCTCGCCACGGTCGCCATCGCCATGGAGGACATCGGCTGGGATCCGGCGAGCGGGCGCTTCCTCGACATGGAGCGCCGGGTGATCCGCACGCTGTGCAAGCTGTACCCCTGGGAGTGGGCGGTCGCCGACCCGTTCGGGCCGCAGGCCGTCCGGCAGCAGGTCTCGATGACCTGGATCGAGCCGCTGTGGAAGATGCTGCTGTCCAACAAGGCGCTGCTCGCCGTGCTGTGGGAGATGTACCCCGGCCACCCCAACCTGCTGCCCGCCTACCTGGACGGCCCGCGCGACCTTCCCGCGCACATCCGCAAGCCGCTGCTCGGCAGGGAGGGCGCGGGCATGCGCGTCGTCACGCCCGGCGGCGTGAACGAGACCGGCGGCGAGTACGGCGCGGAGGGCCACGTCTACCAGGAGTTCCGCGCCCTGCCCGGCTTCGACGGCTGGCGGCCGGTGCTCGGGGCGTGGATCGTCGGGGACGAGGCGGCCGGGCTCGGCATCCGGGAGACCTCCGGCCTGATCACCGATGACTCCTCCTCGTTCGTCCCCCACCGCATCGCCCTTTGA
- a CDS encoding PucR family transcriptional regulator, with product MGSLGTAAMARMDDRLPWYRALSAEDRSWVGLVAQAGIAAFVEWFQNAGGGRPAPSIEIFGTAPRELKRSVSLQQTVDLVRVVVEVVEAEVGDLAAPGGEEQLRNAMLRYTRDVAFAAAQVYAREAEVRGAWDARLEALIVDALVRGEVDDGLHSWAAALGWTSSPVVVLAGYAPDADPQTVIDGMRDKGRRLGQDLLAGVQGDRLIVIVGGADSIKDAARHVVPRFGAGPVVIGPEVPDLHAAARSARAATAGLRAAAGWPDAPRPVLAEDLLAERAIDGDDDARAQLIENVYKPLEGTPLLDTLATYLEQGTSLEATARLLFVHPNTVRYRLKKITELTGYQPTEGRSAFTLQVGLILGRLSRTVVT from the coding sequence ATGGGCAGTCTCGGCACCGCGGCCATGGCCCGGATGGACGACCGTCTGCCCTGGTACCGCGCCCTGTCGGCGGAGGACCGCTCCTGGGTCGGCCTGGTGGCCCAGGCCGGCATCGCCGCCTTCGTCGAGTGGTTCCAGAACGCGGGCGGGGGCAGGCCCGCCCCCAGCATCGAGATCTTCGGCACCGCGCCGCGCGAGCTGAAACGCTCGGTGTCCCTGCAGCAGACCGTCGACCTGGTGCGCGTCGTCGTGGAGGTCGTGGAGGCCGAGGTCGGCGACCTGGCCGCGCCCGGCGGCGAGGAGCAGCTGCGCAACGCGATGCTGCGCTACACCCGCGACGTGGCGTTCGCCGCCGCGCAGGTGTACGCCCGCGAGGCCGAGGTGCGGGGCGCGTGGGACGCCCGCCTGGAGGCGCTGATCGTCGACGCGCTCGTGCGCGGAGAGGTGGACGACGGGCTGCACTCCTGGGCCGCCGCCCTCGGGTGGACGTCCTCCCCCGTCGTCGTGCTCGCCGGGTACGCCCCCGACGCCGATCCCCAGACCGTCATCGACGGCATGCGCGACAAGGGGCGGCGCCTCGGGCAGGACCTGCTGGCCGGCGTGCAGGGCGACCGGCTGATCGTCATCGTCGGCGGCGCGGACAGCATCAAGGACGCCGCCCGGCACGTCGTGCCCCGCTTCGGCGCGGGCCCCGTGGTGATCGGCCCCGAGGTGCCCGACCTGCACGCCGCCGCGCGCTCCGCCCGCGCGGCCACGGCGGGCCTGCGGGCCGCGGCGGGCTGGCCGGACGCGCCCCGCCCGGTCCTGGCCGAGGACCTGCTGGCCGAGCGGGCCATCGACGGCGACGACGACGCCAGGGCGCAGCTCATCGAGAACGTCTACAAGCCCCTGGAGGGCACTCCCCTGCTCGACACCCTGGCGACCTACCTGGAGCAGGGGACATCTTTGGAAGCCACGGCCCGTCTGTTGTTCGTCCATCCGAACACCGTGCGTTACCGTCTGAAGAAAATCACAGAACTGACGGGCTACCAGCCGACCGAGGGGCGGTCCGCCTTCACCCTGCAGGTCGGGTTGATCCTCGGCCGGTTGTCGCGAACCGTTGTGACGTGA